The proteins below come from a single Candidatus Zixiibacteriota bacterium genomic window:
- a CDS encoding fumarylacetoacetate hydrolase family protein, which yields MRKDYQLEKYIRFEHNGKSGYGRLEGKKVRVLNGPYWQDHTETEKSIALDEIKLLCPVQPTKIVCVGLNYRKHVQHSQSATEVPKTPVLFMKPPSALLEPGGEIVYPDNCDRVDYEAELGVVIGRRGRKIPAEKVFDHIFGYSCLNDVTARHIQKGDGQWTRGKGFDTFCPVGPHVVTGIDPKSLQVEAYLNGEQKQSGNTSEMIFPVPELISFISSVMTLEPGDIIATGTPEGIDPMQIGDEVEIRIEKIGSLFNKIV from the coding sequence ATGCGGAAGGATTATCAATTGGAGAAGTATATCAGATTTGAGCATAATGGAAAATCAGGTTATGGACGATTAGAGGGGAAAAAAGTCAGGGTCCTTAACGGTCCCTATTGGCAGGACCATACTGAAACCGAAAAATCAATTGCTTTAGATGAAATAAAATTGCTCTGTCCGGTTCAACCAACCAAAATAGTGTGCGTTGGTCTTAATTATCGAAAACATGTTCAGCATTCGCAATCGGCCACGGAAGTTCCCAAAACGCCGGTACTGTTCATGAAACCTCCCAGCGCGTTATTGGAACCGGGCGGCGAAATCGTCTATCCCGATAATTGCGACCGCGTTGATTATGAAGCCGAACTCGGGGTTGTTATTGGTCGCCGCGGCCGGAAAATTCCCGCCGAAAAGGTATTCGATCATATTTTTGGTTATTCCTGCCTCAATGATGTGACCGCCCGCCATATACAAAAGGGTGACGGTCAATGGACACGGGGGAAAGGCTTCGATACTTTTTGTCCGGTGGGCCCCCATGTTGTTACGGGAATCGACCCGAAGAGTTTGCAGGTTGAAGCTTATCTGAACGGCGAACAAAAACAATCGGGGAATACTTCAGAAATGATATTTCCCGTGCCGGAACTAATCAGTTTCATTTCATCGGTAATGACCCTGGAACCGGGCGACATCATCGCTACCGGTACCCCCGAAGGAATCGACCCGATGCAAATCGGGGATGAAGTCGAGATTAGAATTGAAAAGATAGGTTCATTGTTCAACAAAATTGTATAA
- a CDS encoding shikimate kinase, giving the protein MGTRGNKPEIIFLCGFSGSGKTEMGENLAQKLNYAFTDTDSVIEEHMGKTIPEIFARFGEAKFRFAENDAIRMACMNRPQVIALGGGAIHDKYMLEYIKSNGYLIYLRTTPETIYNRLQDSHIRPMLQVLHKDEEPDENKVMERIKQLLNEREEIYLGADKVIDTENKSCEDIAREINNIWGNDDK; this is encoded by the coding sequence ATGGGTACGAGAGGTAATAAACCGGAAATAATTTTTCTCTGCGGATTTTCTGGTTCCGGAAAAACGGAAATGGGAGAAAATCTTGCTCAAAAACTCAATTATGCCTTCACTGATACAGATTCGGTTATTGAGGAACATATGGGCAAGACAATTCCGGAGATTTTTGCGCGATTTGGAGAGGCGAAGTTCAGATTCGCCGAAAATGATGCAATTCGTATGGCATGTATGAATCGACCTCAGGTTATCGCGCTGGGCGGCGGAGCCATACATGACAAGTATATGCTGGAATATATTAAATCAAATGGCTACCTGATTTACTTGCGAACAACGCCTGAGACAATTTATAACCGTCTGCAAGACAGTCACATCCGACCCATGTTACAAGTATTACATAAAGACGAGGAACCGGATGAAAATAAAGTGATGGAACGTATAAAGCAACTTTTGAATGAGCGAGAAGAAATTTATTTGGGCGCTGATAAGGTAATTGACACCGAAAATAAATCATGTGAAGATATCGCCCGGGAAATAAATAATATTTGGGGAAACGATGACAAGTAA
- the aroB gene encoding 3-dehydroquinate synthase — MTSKDNFIVKAGETRYPVIFSPTRKKVATLVKESAKIVIISNPTVFALHGKRFIDKVIPHSKECHKIMIGDGEKYKTIQTINKLYDHFFDIGLSRKDTIITLGGGIVGDTGGFAAATFKRGVNLIQAPTTVLAMVDSSIGGKVGVNHALGKNLIGAFFQPQAVIVNPDWLSTLGNREIIDGFAEIIKTGFLSGPPFIKSIFSLKSDDFIKPTKNLLKLIKKSMRFKASIVARDAHESDLRRILNFGHTFGHAIEKVEGFGRYRHGEAVLAGMIGALHLSHATGNLRSKSMNEALDAIEPLVSHLNRLKNDIPAYLSPMRVDKKNENGKQIFVLLKDIGRPHITEVKSKQKISEAIRFMREYVNNRSGR, encoded by the coding sequence ATGACAAGTAAAGACAATTTTATTGTAAAGGCTGGAGAAACACGATATCCGGTGATTTTTTCACCAACAAGGAAAAAGGTCGCTACACTTGTAAAAGAATCAGCCAAAATAGTTATTATATCGAATCCGACAGTTTTTGCTCTACATGGGAAGAGATTCATCGACAAAGTTATTCCGCATAGTAAAGAATGTCACAAAATAATGATTGGTGACGGCGAAAAATACAAGACAATTCAAACCATAAACAAATTATATGATCATTTTTTCGATATTGGATTGAGTCGCAAGGATACCATCATTACTCTGGGAGGCGGAATTGTCGGAGATACCGGCGGATTTGCGGCGGCTACTTTTAAAAGAGGTGTTAATCTGATTCAGGCGCCAACAACGGTTCTGGCCATGGTCGACTCGTCGATAGGAGGTAAAGTCGGCGTAAATCATGCCCTTGGAAAAAATTTAATCGGCGCCTTTTTCCAACCTCAAGCCGTTATTGTTAACCCCGATTGGTTATCAACTCTGGGAAACAGAGAAATAATTGATGGCTTCGCGGAAATTATAAAAACCGGTTTTCTATCTGGGCCGCCGTTTATAAAATCTATCTTTTCATTAAAATCCGATGACTTTATTAAACCGACAAAAAATTTATTAAAGCTGATTAAAAAATCGATGCGATTCAAGGCATCCATTGTTGCGCGCGATGCGCATGAAAGCGATTTACGCCGCATTCTTAATTTTGGACACACCTTTGGTCATGCAATAGAAAAAGTAGAGGGCTTTGGAAGGTATCGTCACGGCGAGGCAGTCCTGGCCGGAATGATTGGAGCTCTTCATCTATCACACGCAACCGGTAATCTTCGCTCGAAAAGTATGAACGAAGCTCTTGATGCGATTGAACCGTTAGTATCACATTTGAATCGCCTGAAAAATGATATTCCCGCTTATTTATCTCCAATGCGTGTCGATAAAAAGAATGAGAACGGAAAACAAATCTTCGTTCTTCTTAAGGATATCGGGCGACCTCATATCACCGAGGTAAAATCGAAACAGAAAATATCCGAGGCCATAAGATTTATGCGAGAATATGTTAATAACCGATCGGGACGATGA
- a CDS encoding shikimate dehydrogenase, with amino-acid sequence MTKLNFGIIGHNISYSQSPKIFNSIFTCRQIEGEFTVYDFPEKEFDKHLPLLRELNGFSVTIPFKEKMLEYSDEISDSARTIQAVNSVKVENSRFVGFNTDGDGFIYGLKRLILDKELQNILIIGYGGAARAIICALIKNFKIESITVCGRKNLDSDKLLNRYFSYVGLELKILYSVVTQLNRSVEYDLIVNCSPCGDINHRNEFPLPEDFEFNGCGICYDLIYIPARTLLLSKAAESGWQVVNGYPMLVRQAVESYKIWSGDDISVDKFTQDLLLTQEEQV; translated from the coding sequence ATGACAAAATTAAATTTCGGTATCATAGGGCATAATATCTCGTATTCTCAATCACCAAAGATTTTTAATTCTATCTTCACGTGCAGGCAGATTGAAGGTGAATTCACCGTTTATGATTTTCCTGAAAAAGAATTTGATAAGCATTTGCCTCTATTGCGCGAGCTAAATGGGTTTTCGGTAACGATTCCATTCAAAGAAAAGATGCTTGAATACAGTGACGAAATTTCCGATTCAGCCCGCACTATACAGGCGGTTAATTCAGTCAAAGTAGAAAATTCGCGATTCGTTGGATTTAATACTGATGGTGATGGATTTATTTATGGTCTGAAAAGACTAATTCTTGATAAAGAATTACAGAATATATTAATTATTGGCTATGGAGGAGCGGCTCGCGCCATTATTTGCGCATTAATTAAAAATTTTAAGATAGAAAGTATCACCGTATGCGGCCGCAAAAATCTTGATTCAGATAAATTGTTAAATCGGTATTTTAGTTACGTCGGATTGGAGTTGAAAATTTTGTATTCAGTCGTAACTCAATTAAATCGAAGCGTTGAATATGATTTGATCGTAAACTGTTCGCCATGCGGAGATATAAATCACAGAAATGAATTTCCACTACCTGAAGATTTCGAATTTAACGGATGCGGAATTTGTTATGATTTGATTTACATTCCTGCCAGAACTTTATTATTATCGAAAGCGGCCGAATCGGGGTGGCAAGTGGTAAACGGTTATCCGATGCTTGTCAGGCAAGCGGTCGAATCGTATAAGATCTGGAGCGGGGATGATATTTCCGTGGATAAATTCACACAGGATTTACTTCTAACTCAGGAAGAGCAGGTTTAA
- the aroA gene encoding 3-phosphoshikimate 1-carboxyvinyltransferase, whose product MSETIIKKANKLQGAISLPGDKSISHRAALLSLLCENPLTVTNYSDAADCQNTLNAVKSLGGQIHNEGDSLIISPPPDEGMKSPFEPINCGNSGTTMRLLAGLLSGASISATLIGDDSLSSRPMGRIAEPLRLMNAEIEISEDNTAPIRISPGTIIPIDYTLPVASAQVKSALILAGLASKTDVIIRERSLTRDHTERMISYLDGDLRIEDVKMNIVPDPVDPRKKKKVLSTDAYKRSIFLGKNSRISGGEINVPGDISTAAFFIAAALLVKDSHLIIKDIGVNNTRMGLVKILKQMGARINIKNRREISGEPIGDIEVFYSKLKPRKISGNIIPGLIDEIPILAVMAANIEGTTIIRDAEELRHKESDRIKAVCNNLAAMGVKVGEFPDGMAIEGTDELEGAEIDSFGDHRIAMAFAVAGITAHGQTVINNSDVVSISCPKFFTLLDGLRIK is encoded by the coding sequence ATGAGTGAAACGATTATAAAAAAGGCGAATAAATTGCAGGGCGCCATCAGCCTGCCCGGTGATAAATCGATATCGCATCGCGCGGCTCTGTTATCTTTGCTATGCGAAAATCCTCTAACGGTAACTAATTATTCCGATGCCGCCGATTGTCAAAATACGTTAAACGCCGTTAAATCTCTCGGCGGTCAGATTCACAATGAAGGAGATTCGTTAATTATATCTCCGCCACCCGACGAAGGGATGAAATCTCCCTTCGAGCCAATCAACTGCGGCAACTCAGGGACGACTATGCGTCTTCTGGCAGGACTGTTATCGGGCGCGTCAATTAGCGCAACTTTGATCGGCGATGATTCATTATCGTCCCGCCCAATGGGAAGAATCGCCGAACCATTGCGCCTTATGAACGCCGAAATAGAAATATCCGAGGACAATACCGCGCCGATACGGATATCTCCCGGAACGATAATTCCAATCGACTATACTCTTCCGGTAGCTTCGGCCCAGGTAAAATCAGCTTTAATTTTGGCCGGTTTGGCTTCGAAAACCGACGTGATTATTCGTGAGAGATCGTTGACGCGGGATCACACAGAAAGAATGATTTCATATTTGGACGGCGATTTGCGGATTGAGGATGTCAAAATGAATATTGTTCCGGACCCGGTCGATCCCCGTAAAAAGAAAAAAGTGCTTTCAACGGACGCTTATAAACGCTCTATTTTTTTGGGAAAGAATTCGAGAATTTCGGGCGGCGAAATCAATGTCCCGGGCGATATATCAACGGCGGCATTCTTTATCGCGGCGGCATTGCTTGTTAAAGATAGTCATCTGATAATCAAGGATATTGGTGTCAACAACACGCGTATGGGATTAGTGAAAATCCTCAAGCAGATGGGAGCGCGGATAAATATTAAAAATCGCCGTGAGATTTCGGGAGAACCGATCGGTGATATTGAAGTATTTTACAGTAAATTAAAACCGCGCAAAATATCAGGAAACATTATTCCCGGATTGATTGACGAAATACCCATTCTGGCAGTGATGGCAGCGAATATTGAAGGGACCACCATTATCCGAGACGCAGAGGAACTGCGCCATAAAGAATCAGACCGGATAAAAGCGGTATGCAATAATCTTGCCGCGATGGGGGTCAAGGTGGGTGAGTTCCCGGATGGAATGGCGATTGAAGGAACGGATGAACTGGAAGGAGCCGAGATCGATTCTTTCGGCGATCATCGGATCGCAATGGCGTTTGCTGTGGCCGGTATAACCGCTCACGGCCAAACTGTTATCAATAACAGCGATGTGGTATCAATCTCGTGTCCGAAATTTTTTACTCTATTAGACGGATTGCGGATTAAATGA
- the aroQ gene encoding type II 3-dehydroquinate dehydratase, giving the protein MKRILFINGPNLNMLGVREPDIYGTQTLNEIIEKAKAGAAEMGFEIEPYQSNHEGALIDFIQDNYQNSDGIIINPGALTHYGYSLRDCLAATGLTIIEVHISDIQKREEWRKKSVVSDICAEVISGLGSEGYFKALEFFRD; this is encoded by the coding sequence ATGAAGCGAATCCTTTTTATAAACGGGCCGAACCTGAATATGCTGGGAGTAAGGGAACCGGATATTTACGGGACCCAAACTCTGAATGAAATTATTGAAAAGGCAAAAGCGGGAGCCGCGGAAATGGGGTTTGAAATCGAGCCGTACCAGAGTAATCATGAGGGGGCGCTCATCGATTTCATTCAGGATAATTACCAAAATTCAGATGGCATAATAATTAATCCCGGAGCCTTGACGCATTATGGTTATTCTCTTCGGGATTGTCTGGCCGCAACCGGGCTCACCATAATAGAGGTTCACATTTCCGACATTCAAAAGCGTGAAGAGTGGCGAAAAAAATCGGTCGTTTCAGATATTTGCGCCGAAGTAATAAGCGGATTAGGGAGCGAAGGATATTTTAAGGCGCTGGAATTTTTCAGGGACTAA